In Prunus dulcis chromosome 1, ALMONDv2, whole genome shotgun sequence, the following are encoded in one genomic region:
- the LOC117616592 gene encoding serine/threonine-protein kinase-like protein At1g28390: MGYLSCNAESAIATCDPYNWDRRRKPKTKPNNKPIKIRHFYYDDLVAATNGFAAESFLGKGSHGSVYKAVLDGGSLVAAVKKTKSSQTTSSSASLHNAENEIEILSRVHHPRLVNLIGFCSDSANDTKLIVVEYMPNGSLYDLLHLNSRPPGWTRRIRFGLHVAKAVQGLHSSSPPVIHRDIKSSNVLIDKDWNARLGDLGLALRGHVEDVRIKCTPPAGTLGYLDPGYLAPGDLSAKSDVFSFGILLLEILSGRNAIDVNYSPPSVVDWAVPIIKRGDFAGICDQRIGPPADPAVIRHVAVLAAKCVRSTAEKRPTMAEVVECLKVVIKRIHAPSIWSSLKRRVNMKRVENRKHQHRRGESREYEEVRNAKFVRGGSRRKLNGKISSVLGAECEGEGEEMIDRRVAKSKSIGSVNEIKAWGGNNEVRKGAGVAVKVPSVVRLNKSRSTGVLNSPRIVRYQKRGFVFEFGGREVDSVELDMSKWVISLEGDEKSERKMLQKPLVSM, from the coding sequence ATGGGCTACCTCTCTTGCAATGCAGAGTCGGCGATCGCAACCTGCGATCCGTACAACTGGGACCGcagaagaaaacccaaaaccaaacccaataacaAGCCGATCAAGATCAGGCACTTTTACTACGACGACCTCGTCGCCGCAACAAATGGCTTCGCCGCCGAGAGTTTTCTGGGCAAAGGAAGCCACGGCAGCGTCTACAAGGCCGTTCTCGACGGCGGCAGTCTCGTCGCCGCcgttaaaaaaaccaaatcctCCCAAACAACGTCGTCGTCGGCGAGCCTTCACAACGCGGAGAATGAGATCGAGATTCTCTCCAGAGTTCACCACCCCAGGCTCGTAAATCTCATCGGGTTCTGCTCCGATTCAGCCAACGACACTAAATTGATCGTTGTCGAGTACATGCCCAACGGCTCTCTCTACGACCTCCTCCACTTGAACTCCAGACCGCCCGGTTGGACCCGGAGGATCCGGTTCGGGTTACACGTGGCAAAAGCGGTTCAGGGGCTCCACTCGTCCAGCCCGCCCGTCATCCACCGCGACATCAAATCGTCCAACGTTTTGATCGACAAGGACTGGAACGCGAGGCTCGGCGACTTAGGGCTGGCGCTGAGGGGACACGTGGAGGACGTTCGCATAAAGTGCACGCCACCGGCGGGGACGTTAGGGTACCTCGACCCGGGCTATCTTGCGCCGGGGGATCTGAGCGCCAAGAGCGACGTCTTCAGCTTCGGAATTCTCTTGCTGGAGATTTTGAGCGGGAGAAACGCCATTGACGTGAACTACAGCCCTCCGTCGGTGGTGGACTGGGCCGTGCCGATAATAAAGCGTGGGGACTTCGCCGGAATCTGCGACCAGAGAATTGGACCTCCGGCTGACCCCGCCGTGATCCGCCACGTGGCGGTATTGGCCGCGAAGTGCGTGAGATCCACAGCGGAGAAGCGGCCGACGATGGCCGAGGTCGTCGAGTGTCTGAAGGTGGTGATCAAGAGAATCCACGCGCCGTCCATTTGGAGTAGCCTGAAGCGGCGCGTGAACATGAAGCGCGTGGAGAACCGGAAGCATCAGCATCGACGTGGTGAAAGTCGCGAATACGAAGAGGTTAGAAATGCGAAGTTTGTGAGAGGAGGGAGCAGGAGGAAGCTGAACGGGAAGATATCGAGTGTGTTGGGCGCAGAGTGCGAGGGTGAGGGCGAGGAGATGATTGATCGACGCGTGGCGAAGTCAAAGTCAATTGGGTCGGTGAATGAGATTAAGGCGTGGGGCGGTAATAATGAGGTGCGGAAGGGTGCAGGGGTAGCAGTGAAGGTGCCTTCGGTGGTGAGGCTGAACAAGTCGAGGTCAACGGGAGTGTTGAATAGTCCAAGGATCGTGCGGTATCAAAAAAGAGGATTTGTGTTTGAGTTTGGAGGGAGGGAAGTTGATTCGGTGGAGTTGGATATGTCCAAGTGGGTGATTAGTTTGGAGGGTGATGAGAAATCTGAGAGGAAGATGCTTCAGAAACCTCTGGTTTCTATGTAA